The DNA sequence GATCAAGCTGCCGCAGCGATGGCCTTGGTCGAAAATATGCAGCGTGAGGATTTAAATCCTCTTGAAGAGTCCCAAGGTTTGGCTCGGTTGATTGAGGAATTTGGTTTTACGCATGAACAGGCCGCAAAGGCAGTGGGCAAGTCCCGCAGTGCCATTACCAATTTATTGCGCCTTGCACAGCTGGCAAAGCCTGTTCAAGCCATGCTATTGGCTGGCGACATAGATATGGGGCATGCTCGCGCGCTTCTACCCCTTCCGGGCTCTAGCCAGGTTGCCTTGGCCCAAAGAATATCTGCCCAAGGCCTATCAGTGCGTGAGGCGGAGAGAATGACGGCTGCTTTGGTGATTGCTGGCGGCCAAATTGGCGACAAAAAGGCAAAAAGTAAAACTGGCAGCTCAGCAAAGAGCGCTGATCCTGATATGCAGCGCTTAACCCAAGAAATCGCCGATTTGATTGGTTTAAGCACGGAATTTAAGCTTAAGGGCAAAGGTGGGGAGCTCAGAATCCGCTTTAGCCAGTTTGACGAGCTTGATTCCTTATTAAAAAAGTTGGGTATTGAGTCGTAAATAAGGCAGAAAAATGTCCCCAAATCCTTTGACATATTGCACTGCACACATTAAACTTTCGGGGCTAAATTGATTCCTCAAAAAAATCAATTTTCTAAGGTAAATGAATGGGATGAGCCCGAAGAAGAAGTGATTCGGGTTTACAGCAAGGAAGAGATTATTGCGTTGCAGCAAAATAACGCTGTAAGGTACCGATCACTTTCTCCTTGGAAAATAGTTTTGGCTCAAGTGCTGATTACGGCTATCAGCATGTTGTTTTGGTCAATTTTTGGGGAGCCGGTAGGGGTAAGCCTTTATACTCAGTCGGCCTTTTTAGGTGGTTTAATTAGCGTCTTGCCTACAACCCTGTTTTTAGTGAGGTTGGAGTTGGCAAAAAAATCGCAAATATTGAATCCAAGAAGTTTTTTAGCAGCATTAGTTTCAGGCGAATTTATCAAAATCGTCGTAACTCTGATGCTGTTTGTTGGGATTGCGTATTTTGTCCCTGGCGTGCTTTGGGTCCCCCTGTTGGTGACTTACCTGCTTGCCTTGAAGTGTGTTTGGCTAGCGTGGTTGTGGCGCTAAGTAGTGACAATTGAGATTGAAACAAAGGACTAGTTAAGAGATGTCTAGCGAAGTAAACCAAGCCCACGGGGCAGCAGAACAAATGACGCCAACGGCGTACATTTCTGAGCATTTACAAAACCTCAACAACACAGGCGGACCACAGTCGTCCATCATTGATTTCAGCATCATTAATTTAGATACGATTTTTTGGGCGTCCCTCATGGGCTTGCTCGCTGTATTTATTTTGTTGAT is a window from the Polynucleobacter sp. MWH-Aus1W21 genome containing:
- a CDS encoding ParB/RepB/Spo0J family partition protein, giving the protein MVAIKKKGLGRGLEALLGEKTQAAGSSTDINRLPLTALQAGKYQPRQKMEAGALQELAESIREQGVMQPLLVRLVAPGKYEIIAGERRFRAATIAGLKEVPVLVSSADDQAAAAMALVENMQREDLNPLEESQGLARLIEEFGFTHEQAAKAVGKSRSAITNLLRLAQLAKPVQAMLLAGDIDMGHARALLPLPGSSQVALAQRISAQGLSVREAERMTAALVIAGGQIGDKKAKSKTGSSAKSADPDMQRLTQEIADLIGLSTEFKLKGKGGELRIRFSQFDELDSLLKKLGIES
- a CDS encoding ATP synthase subunit I, whose translation is MIPQKNQFSKVNEWDEPEEEVIRVYSKEEIIALQQNNAVRYRSLSPWKIVLAQVLITAISMLFWSIFGEPVGVSLYTQSAFLGGLISVLPTTLFLVRLELAKKSQILNPRSFLAALVSGEFIKIVVTLMLFVGIAYFVPGVLWVPLLVTYLLALKCVWLAWLWR